One Bacillus sp. 2205SS5-2 genomic region harbors:
- a CDS encoding YheE family protein, translated as MIQHFQYKSLYQNNQLPGWDISFYFKGMKHSGNYLKDGTIEWTSPSPPKDDEQKVKQYIHDLMLFHVYE; from the coding sequence ATGATTCAGCATTTTCAATATAAATCTCTTTATCAAAACAATCAGCTTCCAGGATGGGACATTTCCTTTTATTTCAAAGGGATGAAACACTCCGGAAATTATCTTAAGGACGGGACGATTGAATGGACTTCTCCCTCGCCCCCGAAGGATGATGAACAAAAAGTGAAACAATATATTCATGATCTTATGCTTTTCCACGTCTACGAATAA
- a CDS encoding metal-sensitive transcriptional regulator: protein MDYNQDVKNRLRRLEGQVRGVLRMMEEEKHCKDVVTQLSAIRSAVDRSIGLIVAKNLESCILEANESGQNAEEAIQEAVKMLVKSR from the coding sequence GTGGATTATAATCAAGATGTGAAAAATCGATTACGCCGATTAGAAGGACAGGTAAGGGGCGTCTTGCGGATGATGGAAGAAGAGAAGCACTGTAAAGATGTGGTAACACAGCTTTCAGCAATTCGTTCTGCAGTAGATCGTTCGATTGGATTAATTGTAGCTAAAAATTTAGAAAGTTGTATTTTAGAGGCAAACGAGTCAGGACAAAATGCCGAGGAAGCTATTCAAGAAGCGGTGAAAATGTTAGTCAAGAGTCGTTAA
- a CDS encoding PucR family transcriptional regulator produces MFNKLKEKYPNAILQRTIPGRELKHFSWFTTASQKQFIGLPKEELTTNEEEILSLFLEPVTPSSFLTYSPLQSQWHQFLFDYDYSQQPLSNGEEYRLIHFHLSSFIDGELFIEALSHIFSGETTVIFHEQGFGLIIEKKSNFMITLEDLSSSVQILESDFLTGISFFYGKIHKVDATLPQEMWKEQSLFSFALTLMPRNKVLTFEEIFPIYLIKQLSPSQKEAVFSSVQQIFLDEPELLTTIKHFLENQSNVSLTAKQLYMHRNSLQYRIDKFIEKTQIDLRSFKGSLTAYLACIDYELQLQTNKVHKED; encoded by the coding sequence ATGTTTAACAAACTAAAAGAAAAATACCCAAATGCCATTCTTCAGAGAACGATTCCTGGGAGAGAACTGAAGCATTTTAGCTGGTTTACAACGGCAAGTCAAAAGCAATTTATTGGTCTCCCTAAAGAAGAATTAACTACCAATGAGGAAGAAATATTATCGTTGTTTTTAGAGCCTGTTACTCCGTCTTCATTCTTAACTTATAGTCCTCTTCAATCACAATGGCATCAATTTCTATTTGACTACGATTACTCTCAACAACCCCTTTCAAACGGAGAAGAATACCGCTTGATTCATTTTCATTTATCTTCCTTTATTGATGGGGAATTATTTATCGAAGCTCTTTCTCATATTTTTTCAGGAGAGACAACCGTTATTTTCCATGAACAAGGTTTCGGACTTATTATTGAAAAAAAATCAAATTTTATGATTACATTAGAAGATTTATCCTCCTCTGTTCAAATATTAGAAAGTGATTTTCTGACTGGGATTTCTTTTTTTTACGGGAAAATACATAAGGTGGATGCAACACTTCCTCAAGAGATGTGGAAAGAACAAAGCCTCTTTTCATTTGCCCTTACTCTCATGCCAAGGAACAAAGTGCTGACCTTTGAAGAAATTTTTCCAATTTATTTGATTAAACAGCTCTCTCCTTCACAAAAGGAAGCCGTATTCTCATCTGTTCAACAAATATTTTTGGATGAACCCGAATTACTAACGACTATTAAACATTTCTTAGAAAATCAATCTAATGTCAGCTTGACGGCTAAACAGCTCTATATGCACCGAAATAGTTTACAATATCGAATTGATAAGTTCATAGAAAAAACACAGATTGATTTAAGGAGTTTTAAAGGCTCCCTCACAGCGTATCTTGCTTGCATCGACTATGAGCTGCAGCTCCAGACGAACAAGGTGCACAAAGAAGACTAG
- a CDS encoding ABC transporter ATP-binding protein has protein sequence MAELKLENIYKIYDNEVTAVTDFNLHIKDKEFIVFVGPSGCGKSTTLRMIAGLEEISQGDFYIGDKRVNDTAPKDRDIAMVFQNYALYPHMSVYDNMAFGLKLRKFDKAEIERRVKEAAKILGLEPLLDRKPKALSGGQRQRVALGRAIVRDAKVFLMDEPLSNLDAKLRVQMRAEIAKLHQRLQTTTIYVTHDQTEAMTMATRIVIMKDGVIQQVGSPKEVYDKPDNVFVGGFIGSPAMNFFSGKLEEGIFKIDNKSIEIPEGKMKVLREQGYVGKEIILGVRPEDMHDEPVFIDSSRGSTISTKIEVAELTGAEMMLYSALGGQEFVARVDSRTIIQAGETVDLAFDMNKCHFFDTDSELRIR, from the coding sequence ATGGCAGAATTAAAGTTAGAGAACATTTACAAGATTTATGACAATGAAGTAACAGCAGTCACTGATTTCAACCTACACATCAAGGATAAAGAATTTATCGTATTCGTAGGACCATCAGGTTGCGGTAAGTCCACAACTTTACGAATGATCGCAGGACTTGAAGAAATATCACAAGGGGATTTCTATATTGGTGACAAACGCGTGAACGATACAGCTCCAAAAGATCGTGATATCGCTATGGTATTCCAAAACTATGCTTTGTATCCGCATATGAGTGTATATGACAATATGGCTTTTGGCTTGAAGCTTCGTAAATTTGATAAAGCTGAGATTGAACGACGTGTAAAAGAAGCTGCAAAAATTCTTGGTTTAGAACCACTTCTCGATCGTAAACCAAAAGCACTATCTGGTGGACAACGTCAGCGTGTAGCACTAGGACGAGCAATCGTTCGTGATGCTAAAGTATTCCTAATGGATGAGCCTTTGTCTAACTTAGATGCAAAACTACGTGTTCAAATGCGTGCTGAAATTGCTAAATTACACCAACGTCTTCAAACCACTACGATTTACGTAACACATGACCAAACAGAAGCTATGACGATGGCCACTCGTATCGTAATTATGAAAGATGGCGTAATTCAACAAGTAGGATCACCAAAAGAAGTATACGATAAACCAGATAACGTATTTGTTGGAGGATTTATTGGGTCACCAGCTATGAACTTCTTTAGTGGAAAATTAGAAGAAGGCATTTTCAAAATAGATAATAAATCTATTGAAATTCCAGAAGGTAAAATGAAAGTCCTTCGTGAACAAGGTTACGTTGGCAAAGAAATCATTCTAGGTGTACGTCCTGAAGATATGCACGATGAGCCTGTATTTATTGACTCTTCTCGTGGATCAACGATTTCAACAAAAATCGAGGTAGCTGAGCTTACAGGGGCTGAAATGATGCTTTATTCTGCTCTTGGCGGTCAAGAATTTGTTGCCCGTGTCGACTCTCGTACAATAATCCAAGCTGGAGAAACAGTAGACTTAGCATTTGACATGAACAAATGTCACTTCTTTGACACTGATTCCGAACTCCGCATTCGATAG
- a CDS encoding alpha/beta-type small acid-soluble spore protein, whose translation MQQPTNSSSNKLVAPGAQAAIDQMKYEIASEFGVQLGADSTARANGSVGGEITKRLVQMAEQQIGGGYQQ comes from the coding sequence ATGCAACAACCAACAAATAGTTCTTCAAACAAATTAGTGGCTCCAGGAGCACAAGCAGCAATTGATCAAATGAAGTATGAAATTGCATCTGAATTCGGTGTACAGCTTGGTGCTGATTCAACAGCTCGTGCTAATGGTTCTGTCGGTGGAGAAATTACAAAACGCTTAGTACAAATGGCTGAACAACAAATCGGCGGCGGATATCAACAATAA
- the fumC gene encoding class II fumarate hydratase — MDFRMEKDTLGEVKVASDKYWGAQTQRSKENFEIGDEKMPTEVITAFVQLKKAAAKVNHELGKLSTYKKNKIVQACDEIATDVLHEHFPLSVWQTGSGTQSNMNVNEVIAYLANKDQGGEKIHPNDDVNMSQSSNDTFPTAMHIAAYHEIYSSLLPSLTKMKETLQQKEKKYWKLIKIGRTHLQDATPLTLGQEISGWRVMIENTIEMILQSSKRLLSLAIGGTAVGTGINAPKEFGEMVASQLAAQMKYPFHSSSNKFHALTSHDEMVYVHGAIKALATNVMKIANDVRWLASGPRSGFGELSIPANEPGSSIMPGKVNPTQSEAITMVATQVFGNDATIGFAASQGNFELNVYKPVIVYNFLQSVRLLSDAILSFTNNCLLGLEANHAVIEKHVENSLMLVTALNPHIGYEKAAEIAKHAFQNHVTLKEAALTLGYVTEEQYNELIQPINMVNLADQGE; from the coding sequence GTGGATTTTAGAATGGAAAAAGATACGCTGGGTGAAGTAAAGGTGGCAAGTGATAAATATTGGGGGGCACAAACGCAAAGAAGTAAGGAGAATTTTGAAATCGGCGATGAAAAAATGCCAACTGAAGTGATTACTGCTTTTGTTCAATTAAAAAAAGCGGCAGCAAAAGTTAATCATGAACTTGGAAAGCTGTCTACATATAAAAAAAATAAAATTGTTCAGGCCTGTGATGAAATAGCGACTGACGTGCTTCATGAGCACTTCCCACTATCAGTTTGGCAAACTGGAAGTGGGACTCAAAGCAATATGAATGTGAATGAAGTGATCGCGTATTTAGCTAACAAAGATCAAGGTGGTGAAAAGATTCATCCAAATGACGATGTGAATATGTCGCAAAGCTCTAATGACACATTTCCAACAGCGATGCATATAGCTGCTTACCATGAAATTTATTCATCTTTGCTGCCAAGCTTAACTAAAATGAAAGAAACCCTGCAACAAAAAGAAAAAAAGTATTGGAAGCTAATAAAAATTGGTCGAACACATTTACAAGATGCAACACCTTTAACGCTTGGTCAGGAAATTAGTGGTTGGCGAGTAATGATTGAAAATACAATAGAAATGATTTTACAGAGCAGTAAACGATTGCTTTCATTAGCCATAGGAGGAACAGCAGTTGGTACTGGAATTAACGCTCCTAAAGAGTTTGGAGAAATGGTAGCCAGTCAATTAGCGGCTCAGATGAAGTATCCATTCCATTCCTCGTCGAATAAATTTCATGCGTTAACGAGTCATGATGAAATGGTATATGTTCATGGAGCAATAAAAGCTTTAGCCACCAACGTCATGAAAATAGCAAATGATGTCCGCTGGTTAGCAAGTGGCCCGAGAAGTGGATTTGGGGAGCTATCCATTCCAGCCAATGAGCCAGGAAGCTCGATTATGCCAGGGAAGGTCAATCCTACTCAAAGTGAGGCCATTACGATGGTAGCGACTCAAGTGTTTGGAAATGATGCAACGATCGGATTTGCTGCAAGTCAGGGCAACTTTGAATTGAATGTGTATAAGCCAGTAATAGTTTATAATTTCTTGCAAAGTGTGAGGTTGCTTTCAGATGCTATTCTTTCGTTTACTAATAATTGTCTCCTAGGTTTAGAAGCTAATCATGCAGTCATTGAAAAGCATGTAGAAAATTCTTTGATGCTCGTAACAGCATTAAACCCACACATCGGGTATGAAAAGGCAGCTGAAATTGCCAAACATGCCTTTCAAAATCATGTCACTCTCAAAGAAGCCGCTTTAACATTGGGGTATGTAACAGAAGAACAATATAACGAGTTAATTCAACCAATCAATATGGTTAACCTAGCAGATCAAGGAGAGTAG
- a CDS encoding amino acid ABC transporter ATP-binding protein, with translation MISIQNLKKSFGSLEVLKGLDLHVEKGQVIVLIGPSGSGKTTFLRCLNALEIPNSGKVNLEELQLDFNNKINQADILNLRRQTGMVFQNYNLFPHKTALENVMEGPIIVQRRGKDDVKKLAMSLLEKVGLGDKVDFYPHQLSGGQQQRVGIARALAIEPKVMLFDEPTSALDPELVGEVLKVMKDLVEEGLTMIVVTHEMRFAKEAADEVIFMDGGYIVERGTPQQIFDQPQEERTKQFLQMIH, from the coding sequence ATGATTTCCATACAAAATTTGAAAAAAAGCTTTGGCTCATTAGAGGTGTTAAAAGGGCTAGATCTACATGTGGAAAAAGGGCAAGTCATTGTATTGATTGGTCCCTCTGGCTCGGGAAAAACGACCTTTCTTCGTTGTCTTAATGCCTTGGAGATTCCGAATTCAGGAAAAGTGAATTTAGAAGAACTTCAACTTGATTTTAATAATAAAATAAATCAAGCAGATATTTTGAACTTAAGAAGACAAACAGGCATGGTATTTCAAAATTATAATCTTTTTCCTCATAAAACTGCCCTCGAGAATGTAATGGAAGGTCCAATCATTGTTCAACGACGAGGAAAAGATGACGTTAAGAAGCTGGCGATGTCCTTACTTGAAAAAGTAGGCTTAGGGGATAAAGTCGATTTCTATCCTCATCAGTTGTCAGGAGGCCAACAACAGCGTGTAGGTATTGCTCGTGCCCTTGCGATAGAACCGAAAGTAATGTTATTCGATGAACCTACTTCGGCGCTTGATCCGGAGCTTGTTGGGGAAGTTTTAAAGGTGATGAAAGACCTTGTAGAAGAGGGGTTAACGATGATCGTCGTAACGCATGAAATGAGGTTTGCCAAAGAAGCGGCAGATGAAGTCATCTTTATGGACGGAGGATATATTGTTGAGAGAGGGACTCCTCAGCAAATATTTGATCAACCGCAAGAAGAAAGAACGAAGCAATTCCTCCAAATGATTCATTGA
- a CDS encoding amino acid ABC transporter permease, which yields MLGSIFQDPQRMMDIMQSSLLPMLKGALYYSIPLTIWSFIFGMILAILIALARLSGSKILRIVSRVYVSAIRGTPLLVQLFIIFYGLPTLGVDFLKFDPFPSAVIAFSLNVGAYASEIVRAAIQSIPKGQWEAGYSIGMTYRQALRRIILPQAARVSIPPLSNTFISLVKDTSLASLILVTELFRKAQEIAATNYEFLLMYIEAAMMYWVICFILSIIQGRLENRLDRFVAK from the coding sequence ATGTTAGGTAGTATCTTTCAGGATCCTCAAAGAATGATGGACATCATGCAAAGCTCCCTCTTGCCTATGCTAAAGGGGGCTTTGTATTATTCAATTCCTCTAACCATTTGGTCTTTCATTTTTGGAATGATTCTAGCAATTTTAATCGCTCTAGCTCGTCTATCTGGTAGCAAAATACTTCGAATAGTTTCAAGAGTTTATGTTTCCGCAATTCGTGGGACACCTCTTCTTGTCCAATTGTTTATTATTTTCTACGGATTGCCGACACTGGGTGTAGATTTCTTGAAGTTTGATCCCTTTCCATCAGCGGTAATTGCTTTTTCTCTAAATGTTGGCGCATATGCGTCAGAAATTGTTCGTGCTGCAATCCAATCTATTCCAAAAGGACAATGGGAAGCTGGTTATTCCATTGGCATGACCTATCGTCAGGCTTTAAGGAGAATTATTCTTCCTCAAGCAGCACGTGTATCGATACCACCCTTGTCAAACACATTTATCAGCCTTGTGAAGGACACGTCATTAGCATCCTTAATTCTTGTTACAGAACTCTTCCGTAAAGCGCAAGAAATCGCTGCAACGAATTACGAATTTTTATTGATGTATATAGAAGCTGCGATGATGTATTGGGTAATTTGTTTTATTCTATCCATCATTCAAGGACGTCTCGAAAACCGTCTAGATCGATTTGTAGCGAAATAG
- a CDS encoding amino acid ABC transporter substrate-binding protein, with product MKKWTILFGVVISILLLAACGTEDKTKNKSDDELSLYAKVMEEGELLVGTEGTYPPFTFHDESGDLTGFDVEISREVAKRLGVEAVFQETQWDAMFEGLNSERFDMIANQVGIREDRLKKYDFSSPYISSAAVLVAPKDSEVENFEDIEGLTSAQSLTSNYRDIAESYGAKIQGVDGLAQAVELLVAGRVDVTINDKLSILDYMQKKPNSNIKIASTADDASESGFMFRKDNEKLVEEVNKALEDMITDGTYLEISEKWFGEDVR from the coding sequence ATGAAGAAGTGGACAATTTTATTTGGTGTTGTGATTAGCATACTCTTATTAGCAGCTTGTGGCACCGAAGATAAAACCAAAAATAAAAGCGATGATGAACTATCACTCTATGCAAAAGTAATGGAAGAAGGAGAACTACTAGTAGGTACTGAAGGAACCTATCCTCCATTTACCTTTCATGATGAGTCTGGTGATTTAACTGGTTTCGACGTTGAAATTTCGCGTGAAGTAGCTAAACGTCTTGGAGTAGAAGCTGTGTTTCAAGAAACTCAGTGGGACGCAATGTTTGAAGGATTAAATTCCGAGCGTTTTGATATGATAGCCAATCAAGTGGGAATTCGCGAAGATCGATTAAAGAAATATGATTTTTCCTCTCCGTATATTTCCTCAGCGGCTGTCCTAGTAGCTCCTAAGGATAGCGAAGTCGAGAATTTCGAAGATATTGAGGGACTAACATCTGCTCAATCTCTTACAAGTAACTACAGAGATATTGCTGAGAGCTACGGTGCAAAAATCCAGGGAGTGGACGGACTAGCTCAAGCGGTAGAATTATTAGTAGCAGGTCGCGTTGATGTCACGATCAATGATAAGTTATCAATATTGGACTACATGCAAAAAAAACCAAATAGCAATATTAAAATTGCATCAACAGCAGATGATGCCTCTGAAAGTGGTTTCATGTTTCGAAAAGACAATGAAAAGCTTGTTGAAGAAGTGAATAAAGCGTTAGAGGATATGATAACAGACGGAACATACTTAGAAATCTCTGAAAAATGGTTTGGAGAAGATGTTAGGTAG
- a CDS encoding NAD(P)-dependent oxidoreductase: MKICLLGATGRVGSILLEKMIKAGYEVSILVRQPLKVRISSTNLSIIQGDVLIEANVEQAMTNCDMVVSCLGTDGKDTLSKSMPLLLKTMRQKKIKSIISIGTAGILQARSYPTTYRFLTNESKRKSTKAAEDHLKVYLMLHKSKMNWTIVCPTYLPNGERQGHYRIEKNMLPESSQSISIYDTADFMYDLLISNEFLKTRVGIAY, translated from the coding sequence GTGAAAATTTGTTTATTGGGTGCTACAGGCCGTGTCGGCTCAATTCTTTTAGAAAAGATGATTAAAGCTGGTTATGAAGTAAGTATTCTTGTTCGACAACCCTTAAAAGTGAGGATTTCGTCAACAAATCTATCCATTATACAAGGTGATGTTTTAATAGAAGCAAATGTCGAACAGGCAATGACCAATTGTGATATGGTAGTTAGCTGCCTTGGTACGGATGGAAAAGACACTCTTTCCAAAAGTATGCCTCTTCTCCTTAAAACCATGCGTCAAAAAAAGATTAAAAGCATTATTTCAATTGGAACAGCTGGAATCCTCCAAGCTAGGTCATACCCTACTACTTATCGATTCTTGACCAATGAATCAAAGAGGAAAAGCACTAAAGCAGCTGAAGATCACTTAAAAGTCTATCTTATGCTACATAAATCAAAAATGAACTGGACAATAGTCTGCCCAACGTACTTACCTAATGGAGAAAGACAAGGTCACTACCGGATAGAAAAAAATATGCTTCCAGAGAGTAGTCAATCAATCTCCATTTATGACACAGCTGACTTTATGTACGATTTACTAATATCAAACGAATTTTTAAAAACACGTGTTGGAATTGCCTATTAA
- a CDS encoding ABC transporter ATP-binding protein, protein MNVGKRLYRYALVYKKPILLALIMLTISVAAELTGPFIAKKMIDDHILGIEGSWYETTEGTDAVSYQNRWYKREEYLTEQDPKGKQIRVLQSGINFFFIEEEVELDGKRSYENNVLTIEKGNRVERYPANKLTKDELLAFYEPEISRIIQLILFYFGLLVFASIFQYGQSFYLKTASNRIIQKMRNDIFQHIQSLPIRYFDNLPAGKVVARITNDTEAIRELYVTVLSTFFTSTIYISGIYVALFILNPTLAAMCLVLIPILYIWILFYRRYASSYNQIIRSKVSEINAMVNESIQGMTIIQAFRREEKTATEFEKLNETHFKYKNKLLSLNSLTSHNLVSVLRNITFVAFIWYFGGGSIGTGSFVTLGVLYAFVDYINRLFQPVTGIVNQLANLEQALVAGERVFSLLDEKGIEVSDTSIPRYDGNVTFEHVSFGYKPDHFVLKDIHFEAKRGETVALVGHTGSGKSSIMNLLFRFYDPNEGRILIDGLDITSVDHQTIREHMGIVLQDPYLFTGTIATNVTLNSPDISFKKMEKALKDVGAQHVLNNLENGYDTKVVEKGSTLSSGQRQLISFARALAFDPSILILDEATSSIDTETEAIIQEAMEVLKKGRTTFIIAHRLSTIKNADQIIVLDQGEIIEKGNHDELMIQKGRYYQMYELQQGKEMKSSMS, encoded by the coding sequence ATGAACGTTGGAAAGAGACTATATCGATACGCTCTAGTCTACAAAAAACCTATTCTGTTAGCGTTAATCATGTTAACGATTTCCGTAGCTGCAGAGTTAACGGGGCCGTTTATTGCTAAAAAGATGATAGATGACCACATTTTAGGGATTGAAGGATCATGGTATGAAACCACTGAGGGAACAGATGCGGTGTCCTATCAAAATAGGTGGTATAAACGAGAAGAATATTTAACCGAACAGGATCCTAAGGGGAAACAGATTCGTGTTTTACAGTCAGGAATAAACTTTTTCTTTATTGAAGAGGAAGTAGAATTAGATGGGAAAAGAAGCTATGAAAATAATGTTCTAACGATTGAAAAAGGAAATCGAGTTGAAAGGTATCCAGCCAACAAACTTACAAAAGATGAACTATTAGCATTTTATGAACCGGAAATATCACGGATTATCCAGTTGATTCTGTTCTATTTTGGTTTATTGGTCTTTGCCTCGATCTTTCAATATGGGCAAAGTTTCTATCTGAAAACAGCCTCTAACCGGATTATACAAAAAATGCGAAATGATATATTTCAGCATATCCAAAGTTTGCCGATTCGCTATTTTGACAATTTACCAGCAGGGAAAGTAGTCGCTCGAATTACGAATGATACGGAAGCTATTCGTGAACTTTATGTTACAGTATTGTCAACGTTCTTTACTAGTACTATATACATTAGTGGAATTTATGTCGCGCTTTTCATTTTGAATCCAACCTTAGCGGCAATGTGTTTAGTATTAATTCCGATTTTGTATATTTGGATTCTATTCTATCGAAGATACGCATCTTCTTATAACCAAATTATTCGTTCTAAAGTTAGTGAAATTAACGCAATGGTCAATGAATCAATACAAGGTATGACCATTATCCAAGCTTTCCGTCGCGAGGAAAAAACAGCTACTGAATTTGAAAAACTGAATGAAACGCATTTTAAATACAAAAATAAACTTCTCAGTTTAAATTCATTAACATCTCATAATTTAGTAAGTGTGTTAAGAAATATCACTTTTGTCGCCTTTATCTGGTATTTCGGGGGCGGATCTATTGGAACGGGTAGCTTTGTTACTCTCGGGGTACTATATGCCTTTGTCGATTACATTAATCGATTGTTTCAACCAGTTACAGGTATTGTGAACCAACTGGCCAATTTAGAGCAAGCACTAGTAGCAGGAGAGCGTGTGTTTAGTTTACTGGATGAAAAAGGAATTGAAGTGAGTGATACGTCGATTCCTCGATATGATGGTAATGTAACGTTCGAGCATGTTTCGTTTGGCTACAAGCCTGATCACTTCGTCTTAAAAGATATTCATTTCGAAGCGAAAAGGGGAGAAACAGTTGCGCTAGTTGGGCATACGGGGTCTGGGAAAAGTTCCATAATGAATTTATTGTTTCGTTTTTATGATCCTAATGAAGGTAGAATTCTAATAGATGGATTGGATATCACAAGTGTGGATCACCAAACGATTAGGGAGCACATGGGAATCGTCTTACAAGATCCTTATTTGTTCACAGGAACCATAGCCACTAATGTTACTTTAAATTCGCCGGACATTTCATTTAAGAAAATGGAAAAAGCACTAAAGGATGTCGGTGCTCAACATGTGCTGAATAATTTAGAAAATGGATATGATACAAAGGTTGTAGAGAAGGGAAGCACGCTTTCTTCGGGTCAGCGACAACTAATTTCCTTTGCGAGAGCCCTTGCATTTGACCCGTCCATTTTGATACTAGATGAAGCGACATCTAGTATCGATACTGAAACAGAGGCCATTATTCAAGAGGCGATGGAAGTATTAAAAAAAGGTAGAACTACTTTTATTATTGCTCACCGATTGTCGACAATTAAAAACGCTGATCAAATCATTGTATTAGATCAAGGGGAAATAATCGAAAAAGGAAACCATGATGAACTAATGATCCAAAAAGGTCGCTACTATCAAATGTACGAATTACAACAAGGAAAAGAAATGAAAAGTAGTATGTCTTGA